The stretch of DNA TCAAAGTCTTACAGCTACTAAGAGTTCATCCAGGGACTCAAGCCCTAGGTCTGTGGCATCCTGAACCCagatcctttcttcctctctccccagtgCCCCACAACCTGTTCCTGAAAAAAGCGCAGGCATTCTTGGTCCCTAAACTTAACCTTACTCAGTTCTTTTCTCCTCAGTCTCCTTCCTCCCATTCTTGATGTACCATTCCCCTTTCTTCCCTGGGAAAGGAAGCATCTGTACTTCTTTGACAGTCCTGGGTTTTTTAATTGCTAAGGTAAGAAGAGTTAGTTGAAGAGCTGCTAATGGTTGTAGCCATTTAGCCCTGAATACAGTCGTGCCCACCTAGCTGGGATGTCCCTGAATGCGGTCATGTCCACTTAGCTGGGGTGTCCCTGAATGTGATCGTGTCCACTTAGCTGGGGTGTCCCTGAATGCGGTCATGTCCACTTAGCTGGGGTGCACCTCTGTGTTCTTGCTGCTTCCTTGAAGGCTCCAACAATGCCTGGATGGGTTGGGAGAAGAACATGGTTTGAGGGAAATGCTTCATTCAACATCGCTATTGGGACTTTAGTGAGGAGTAGGTTTTTACTGAATTATTATAGACCATATTTCACCTGAGTTATAGCCATCAAACCTTGCTACAGCTTTTTCAGTTCTGTCATCACTAGGAACTTGCGCCTATGTGGCAATAAACTCTGCAACAGGTTAGACCTCCTTGACTACCCGGGCAGGTAGAAGGGGAAATACTGCTTCTCCTGTGGGTGGGGCGTTATTTGTAATGTAATTGTAAGACCACTTCCTGGCAGCAAAACATTTGCCTACTTCCTGCCCATAAACCTTTAAGAGGGAAagtgctgggtgtggtgtttGCAGAAGGTGACATTGCTAGCCTGGTCTCCCAGGAACCATGTGGCCAATGTAACAGCCAGCCTTAGCCCAGCTGACTCTGGTCAGACCTGGTTCCTCCACCCCCTGCAACTTGTGTCCCCTGGGGCTGTGCTGCTCTGGGGGTGTACCCCCTGCAGAGCCCAGTGGGAGGGGCCCAAGGGTGTTATGCAGATGTTTTTTTCAGAGGAAGCCAAAGCCAGCTGAACCAAGGTTGGGGACCCGTGGTCTTCTCCAACCTCCTGCCAGCATTCCCCTCACTATTAGTGCCCACCGCAGCTGGGAAGAGGCCAACATCCCCTTTTAGGATTTGACAAAAACTCTATACCAAGTGGCTTTGCACCTACGCACCTCTTTGGGGAAAGGAATGCTTTTCAGTTAAAGGTATTTctgtgcaaccataaaaaagaatgagttcatgtcctttgcagggacatggatgaagctggaaaccatcattctcagcaaactaacacaggaacagaaaaccaagcaccgcatgttctcactcataagtgggagttgaacagtgagaacacatggacacagggaggggaacatcacacaccgggacctatggggggtgaggggcaaggggagggagagcactaggacaaatacctaatgcatgtggggcttaaaacctagacgatgggttgatgggtgcagcaaaccaccatggcacatgtgtacctgtgtaacaaacctgcatgttcagcacatgtatcccagaacttaaagtaaaaataaataaataaataaataaataaataaataaataaataagtggattTCTGGCCATGGTAGGCAGGTGAAGgggttttattttgatttgagaCAGGGTAATATTGAAGAGGGTTGCTCCTTTCAAAAGATATCAAAGGCTGACCCCAACACAAATTCTCCCCCTTAAAGATGCCTTGGGCAAAGGTGTGTCAGAAAGCGAGGTGCGGGGGCTGTCCCATTTTCCTACCcttctttctttgaaattcaCTGTCATTCCTGGTTCTCAGATGTGGGCCCCAGAGCCAGTTTCCAAAGGACTTCTCACTGGGTGCCTCCCACCTCTTCATTCCCTGGATGTCCTGTGACCTGTCTCTGGGCAGGCAACCATGGCCTCCTGCTCAACTCAGACTCTCCCAACCAGGATAGAGTCAGATCGTGTGTGCCCCAGGCCTTCTCAGGAAGGGCAGGGATGCCTGGATGCAGAAGAGGCCCTGGAAATGAGTGACAAGGCAGGTCTTTTTATGTAAGTGTGAAGATGATAGTTAAATGACATGACAACTCTGCAAGACTTGGTAAATCTCTTTAGAATGTGAGGTCTTTTCTTTTTACTACTGTGGTGTCAGGGGGAAGTGCTAACGTTAATTAGAGACTCCATGGACtaaaagtgagaaaagaaatagCCAAAATTTACTTTGAGTTAGACCCCTTCCAGTTCTAGCCATTTCTGTAAGCTACATGCTATTTATGCCTAATAACCATGAATTAAGacaatgacacacacacacacacacacacacccacccctatTTGGGACTGATTAGTCTTCTACTGTACCACAACACCCAATTCTACACATGTGCCCAGGCTTCTGGAGTTGCAGTGAGTTGCCTTGTGCGTCGGGCAGGGGAGTGGGGACAGTTTTCCACAGCTTTAGAACAACTAGCAAGCACCCTGGCCTTGAGCCTGAGTGATGGGACTCTGTTCGGTGTGCTTTGGAGGAGCAAAAAGCTGACACCAGTCAAGAGACCCGGGGCCATGAGCCTGACCAGGAGTCTCTTAACCTGGGTGCTGATGCAGCAAAGATGCTGTCTGGACTtggcagtggggatggagaaGAAATGATGAATTTGAGGCACATTTATGAGGTGATGTGTTAACATGGGTATGAGTGAAATGGATGAGTTGGGTAACTCTAGTTTCAAACATGGCCCATGAGTGGATGGTCTCACCATATATTGAGACAGAAGACGCAGGTGAGGTGAGGATGTCGAGTTCAGTTTTGGACTCATGGAGGCTGAGTGCCTGCGGGATATCAGGCGGTGATGTCCATCCAGCAACTGGAGGTTCACCTGTGAGGCTTGGGCAAGAGGTGAGGGCTGGAGGGAAAGGTGCTGGAATATGGAAAGGCATCAGTGTGGACGGTGGAATGTACAGATAGGGGGCAAGTATGCAGGAGAAGAGAAGTGAGCTGAGGATAGAAGCCTGAGGCAGTCCACAGAGGAGAGACAAGATGTGGCTGGAGAGAGGTGGGATTCTGCAGTACAGTTCATGGTGGTGAAGGTGCGGTTCTTTAAACAGAGGGATTTAAGTGGAGGTGAATGAGGAAGGTGGGATCTCATTCCCAGGGCAGAGTTTTGTCAATTGGTCTGTATAGATGAAATCTACAAAATTAAATTGGGTTCCAAGTTCTTGGCAATTCTCTTGAATGAAATTGGATACAATGATTATATCTTCCATTTAAGGTTTATTGAGATATGTTAGGAAATTGCACATGGGCACTCAGACCCCACCAGTTCTCAGTATCTGAACCTCCTGAAGCAGCCCTAGGAGCTCTGCCAGCCTTTCTGTCCTGGACCCTTGGGCTAGTACTTCCTGGGCTGCCCTTCTTGCTGCTCCCTATAAGTACATCTGTACCCTCCTCCCAGTCAGCCTGTTTTCATCTGaaaaagtaatcatttttaaaggCAAATGATACTACAAGATATTCAGTGATAAGTAAATCCTTCTCCTACCTAGGCCCCAGTCCTCAGTCCTTTCCCATTCTACCCTGCAAAGCAACTCCTGTTACCAGCATCATGTGTATACAATATCCTTTTGGAGACACTACAGCTGTGGGCTGAATCCAGCcggctgcctgtttttgtaaataaagtgttATTGGAACTCAGCCACACCCACTCATTGAAATATAATCTGTGGCTGCTTTCCCACCACAACGGGCAGAGTTGAGGAGTTGTGACTGAGACAGTATGGCCCACagagccaaaaatatttactacccggtcctttaagaaaaagtttaggctgagggtggtggctcatgcctgtaatcccagcactttgggaggctgaagtaggaggatcacttgagaccaggagttcaagaccagcctgggcagcatagtgagactccatccccactacagaaaaaattagccgggcatagtggcacacacctgtggtgccagctactcaggaggctgagacaggggctgcattgagccatgcttgtaccactgcactctggcctgggagacagagcaagaccttgtctcaaaaacaaaaaagaaaaaaagtttgctaGTGTATGTTCTTTGTATGTATAGACATGTAAGCATACTATACATGCTTCtgcattttgcttatttttatttcacagtaTTACTTAGAGATTGTTCCCCATTGGCATGTACATGCAGATTGGTCTCAGGCCTTTTCACATAATATAGCATGGATGTAATTTAATCAATGCACTGTTCAAGGATGTTTGAGATATTTTCTGTCTTGCCTGAATACAAAACATTGTAGGGAACCTCCTTGTGCTTGACTTTGCACACACAGGGGATCTTCAGGGTGGGTACATTTAAAACTAACAGGTATTGCCAAATTGCTCCCCCTCAAGGTAGTTTTTACACCCCACCTACTACTCTCAGTGAAAAATCAGGCCCTTTTTATTTTAAGGGCTAAATGGCTAATCCCTGTGTGGAAATGGGtgttaccaaaataaaaaataaggaaaatatgcaAGTTTACCCAATTTTGTTATCTATACATTTTACAGTCTCTACTACTTAGTATAGCTCCTCTGGGTGTCTGCCCACCACCCTTCTTTCTGAAGGTGGGGTCCCCTGGCCTTTCCTTGTTTGACTTCAGACCTGGATCTAATCAGGATCTGGAGGTAGAATCAAGACAAATGTTCCCTTTGGCCTCAGGTGAGTCCTTTGCCTCTCTGAGGCCCTCTTGATGACATCCAGTTCTCTAGACCTCTGCCCAAACCAGAGCAATCCCTCCTCAAATATGCTAAGCAGAAATGCAGACAATATAAGACacactatatttatattttaggagTTTACATTACCTTCCCTTCTATTTGGAAATCAACATCTCTCAAAATTAGGTATAGTTAACACAGAATACCCCCAAAATACCACCATTCTTCATAATTCCATCTgcttatttctggattctttcaAGGGTAAAAACCTTGTTTCATTCATCTTTGGGGCCAGCATTCTGCCTAGTATGTGGTAGATTTTGGATAAACTGACATGATTTTCTCTTAATATTCCAACTGgattatttctttctcctcttacAGAATGAAGATattcaaatgttattttaaacatACCCTACAGCAGAAAGTTTTCATCCTGTTTTTAACCCTATGGCTGCTCTCCTTGTTAAAGCTTCTAAACGTGAGATGGCTCTTTCCGCAAAAAGACATTTACTTGGTTGAGTACTCCCTAAGCACCTCGCCTTTTGTAAGAAACAGATACACTCATGTTAAGGATGAAGTCAGGTATGAAGTTAACTGTTCGGGTATCTATGAACAGGAGCCTTTGGAAATTGGCAAGACTCTGGAAATAAGAAGAAGGGACATCATTGACTTGGAGGATGATGATGTTGTGGCAATGACTAGTGACTGTGACATTTATCAGACTCTAAGAGGTTATGCTCAAAAGCTTGtttcaaaggaagagaaaagctTCCCAATAGCCTATTCTTTGGTTGTCCACAAAGATGCGATTATGGTTGAAAGGCTTATCCATGCTATATACAACCAGCACAATATTTACTGCATCCATTATGATCGTAAGGCACCTGATTCCTTCAAAGCTGCCATGAACAATTTAGCTAAGTGCTTCTCCAATATTTTCATTGCTTCCAAATTAGAGGCTGTGGAATATGCCCACATTTCCAGACTCCAAGCTGATTTAAATTGCTTGTCGGACCTTCTGAAGTCTTCAGTCCAGTGGAAATATGTTATCAACCTGTGTGGGCAAGATTTTCCCCTGAAGTCAAATTTTGAATTAGTGTCAGAGTTGAAAAAACTCAATGGAGCAAATATGTTGGAGACAGTGAAACCCCCGAACAGTAAATTGGAAAGATTCACTTACCATCATGAACTCAGACGGGTACCTTATGAGTATGTGAAGCTACCAGTAAGGACAAACGTCTCCAAGGAAGCACCGCCCCATAACATTCAGATATTTGTTGGCAgtgcttattttgttttaagtcaagcatttgttaaatatattttcaacaaCTCCGTCATTCAAGACTTTTTTGCCTGGTCTAAAGACACATACTCTCCTGATGAGCACTTTTGGGCTACCTTGATTCGGGTTCCAGGAATACCTGGGGAGATTTCCAGATCAGCCCAGGATGTGTCTGATCTGCAGAGTAAGACCCGCCTTGTCAAGTGGAATTACTACGAAGGCTTTTTCTATCCCGGTTGTACTGGATCTCACCTTCGAAGCGTGTGTATTTATGGAGCTGCAGAATTAAGGTGGCTTATCAAAGATGGACACTGGTTTGCTAATAAATTTGATTCTAAAGTGGACCCTATCTTGATTAAATGCTTGGCAGAAAAGCTTGAAGAACAACAGAGAGACTGGATCACTTTGTCCTCAGAAAAGTTATTTATGGATAGAAATCTCACAACCACATCATGATAGTAAAATCAGGATGGAAATAAGAGGGTATGTGATAAATTGAGTCAGTATGGAATTGAACACTATACTATGCCCAATACTGTTTAAACTCAGTCCTCCCATACTTTAAAAGGTGTCCAAAATTCCATGCACAAGGGAAAGTGAGTTAGCCATTGATGATATTAGCCTGCAGTTGGCTaggtttttttaatgtttgtttttggttGTAATCTCACTGAGCTAAGTCAGAGATCTTAAACATTCAGTTAGTCCTCAAACATTATTGAGCACCTAACTGTATGACAAGCACTTTTTTAGAGACTGTGGCTTATCCTCATCATGGCAATCTCGGTATCTTTAAGTTCTCCACATAACAGTCAGGATTCTACTGAAGTGGTAATCATCCGATCATATAAACCACCCATTTCAGAGTAGTGTTTAAGTACTGTGACCAACACTCCACTTATCTCTTAACTTACCTTCCAAGATATTTCTTAACCATTAGAGCAGAGGAGGAAAGACTCACTACCTCAGAAAAATCTCAAAGAATAGTCCAATTTCCTGCTTGCCAAAGCATAATCTGCCTTTTGGTGCATTACTTGGTTAATTCAGGGTTGAGGAGACTGTTGGGGGGCATTTATAGTGTATGAAAGTTAAGGAAGGGGGTGAGGATATGGGTTGGGACAGGTAGTACCTAAAGAGGAGCAAAGggatttatacaatatttttatcaTGTTACAAAACAGTATCATGAATGGCCTTTTTAGTTCAactgtttctttaaaatgcatttactGATTAAAAATAAGAACTGACCAATAGCTCCAAGTGTCGCACACCAGAACATTAAGCCTAAGTCTTCAATTTGTAAGTTATCATTCTAGATAAGTTTCTTTACAATGGAATCATTATAATTCTGTTTTATGGAACTATCAAGCTAAGAGTCACTAAACTTTCTTGAAAAGGTTGTGTGAAATATGACAGCTTTCTAAATTAATTGTtacagtcatttaaaattttttcttctctggcaACTGTCCAACTGGAATCCAGATTTAAAGTGATGAAAGCTCTAAGTTTCTCACAGTCTTTTTCTCAGCTTAGTtccagaggaaaacaaaaaaactaattttcctaaggacacagcaagaataTTCATTAAGGATATTTTCTAAACCCCACACTTGAGAAAACCACCAAatgagtaatatatatatatatacacacacacacacacacacatatatacatgtgtgtaatGGAATTGTTCTAAAAGTAAAATGTGGTAGGAATGGTGTTCTGAGAATAGGCGAGAACATTTTCACTAGTCTCTTGGGAAATTGTAGAACTCATGTAAAAATTTCTTGGTCATCATATGTCTCAATGGCAGCCTCAGTAAATAAAGATGTAGCCTCAGATATTAATTTAAAGATGTAGTAAATCAAGGCCAAAGTAGGACAATTTGGAAGATTTAAgtattacatattttgaaatgtctgTGTTCTAAATGTGAAATGcactttgctcattttaaagTTCATAATACTAACTGCCAACTGACACCACTTCTTGTTGCCTTTCTTCTCTTGAactcatttttctccctttttatttaCCGCCTTCAAATTACTTCATTCTTCAGAAATAACTATTTCCAAGCCCCATTCTTCAGAATAAGTAAACATTGTATAGAGCTAAGTTCTGCAAAAGATCCATACCAGTTCACTCGTGTGTGACCGTGAACAGGTAAGTCACTTTGGTCTCTATGAACCTCAgtttttccagatatttgaaatgaGCACTTGGATGCCTATCCTTGCTTCTTCCACacaagttttgggttttttttttgtgtgtgtgagaatcGATTGAAATAGTATATGAAGTGGTATGAAAATAGGTACAAACTATTGACATTTCAATGTCAGAGCGTGATACCTGTAGGAGTATAAGGCAAACAAAGGTCCAACCCCATTGAAAGACTTAAACATTTACCTTTTCTGAAAAACTATTGAAGTATAAAAAGAGGCCCCAGTCACAGGGGCAACTTCTGTAACCAAATCTAGATCTGAGGAAACTCCTGTAACCCCATTTAGGGTTTCTTTCTAAGCCAATAGGGTTACAGGTTGGTACAGTGACTTACATTGAGGATTGGGCTACAGATACTTTTCCCACCATCTAGGATGAAATACATGAGATCCTGTTGAAATCTTGGTTTTTATGGCTTTGGTCATCAGAATAAACGTAAATgctgaaaaacaaataacctccTGATCCAGTGTCTTGCCTGCTGGTGAGAACTTATTGTATCCCCTGTTTGTTGGGAAATTTCCGAAGTTGTTCATCACTTAAATGCCATATTCAAAGGGAACATGGAAGGATGAAGTGGAGAAAGTGCCTTTGAGACATTCACACATTTCTCTGGACTCAGTCTGTTAACATTTCAGGGAGCTTGTCAGATCACACCTTTTTGCCTTGGAAATCCTACAGATTTCCTGTACGCCTTCATATCTGATTCTTCCCTAAAACCTTTGGGTATGATTTCCTCCCTGGTCTTGAGAATGTCCTGCAGTCTgtgttttataattattcttCGTATTTATTGAATCTAGACTTTAAGTTATTCAGAGATCAGACCAGAACCTTAGAGTTTCTAAATTGTATGTGGATattaaacaatattaataatgaaaGAGCTACCAAAACAGTCTATATTGTGTGAACAATCTCTTGTGATATTAGACGTATTTAAAGACCAGTGTTGCTGctacttttaatattttggttAATTTAAGTGAAATGTACATACTTAAATTTGAAGATTTATCTTGCCTTTCAGAATGTGAAGATATACTTGCATATATTTTGACATAtttcatggaaaataaaaatgataatccACTTTGTGAATGTAAGTGAATGTATTCTTATGTATgttattataaatgatttttgtttGCATTGATGATGAAACGAgagtttttatacatttatattgaCTGGTCTCTAAATCTCCTACTatgttttcttatcatttttgAAATACAGTTCCCATTATGAGAGTTTTAAATAGATTGGTGTTTCATTTTGTATTATGCTACTATTAGATGTTGATTCTCTggtattgtaaaataaaatatgctccaAAAACCCAAACCCTTGGACTTTATGAGCTTTCCTTTCTCTGGTTTTGCTGATTCCCCACAATCTTTCAGTTTATGGCACTTGCCCAGTATTTAAAGAGCAGAGTTAATTTCACTTCAGTGTAAAAGACATTCAGCCTGCATATTATACACAATATAGGCACATGAACTTAAGCCGTTTAATTTGGTAAAGTCTCAAAGAGTCTTCCAGGATTTCCCTGTCTTCGTCCTCCTTCAGGCTGGTTTCTCCTCTAAGATTAATTAGGTAAAACTCTTGTTTGCTTGATTACTTTATGGAAGTAGTTTTCAGTAGGGTAGGTTGAGCTTTTTATCTCAGGTCCCTCACTTCCTGGAAAATCATGATTCTtccctttctactttttttcttttttttttttttttgagacagagtctcgctgtgtcgcccaggctggagtgcagtgcaacctctgcctcccgggttcaagtgattctcctgcctcagcctcccaagtaactgggattacaggtgcccaccaccatgcccaactaattttttgtatttttagtagagatggtctttcactatgttggccaggctggtctcaaactcctgacctcatgatctgcccgcctgggccttccaaagtgctaggattacaggcataagccaacgCGCCCAGCCGAGATCCTTCCCTTTCTTTGAAGGACTCCTGCCTTGGTTGTGAGCGCACAGACACCCCCAATGTCCCCAGGCCTTGCTGGTGGAGGATTCCTGATGAACTTCTGCTCTGTTCTCCCAGCTCTACTGAGCTGAGTATTTGTTATCATCAACCCCCACCCCCTGAGAAGCTCCCTGGCCATTTTTCTTTCACCATTTCTAAATCTGTAACAGTCACCAGCCTACCTACTACGCAGATATGCCCAGGGTTTGCGTATTTCACTCACAAATCTCAATCCACCTCAAGGAGTAAGGGCATGTGGGTGATCTTCaacctaaaaaaataaacactgtaCTCAACCTAAGGCTAATTCTAGCTCTCACCAAGCTGGACAACTGTGCAAATCCACAGTAATTTCAGGAACAGGGGACTATTTTTTGGTGCCAGTGGTGGTGAGGCAGGTCTATACACAGCATCATATTAAAGACTGATTTGATTCCTACATAAGTTTCATATCTTTTTGTTCCCATTGGCACCTACAAATCTACATCTAAACTGGGACAATTGGCTTCTAGTTTCATGAAACTGATTATGAGGAAACtgtggcaagagagaatgaatAGATCATTGTAAATTTGCTCTCagtactggaaaaaaaaaatctgatgatgTAAAACAAACAGCTTCAGAGACAGATGATCAGGCTGTCAACCCACATGGACACACCAAAGCCACAGGAAGACTCTTCACCTGGCCTTACATACAGCCTTCCCACAGAGCAGCAAAGCACACCCTCCTGGAGTACCCTCCGTTGAATCATGCATAAGACAAACAGCCAGAAAATAATCTCAGGGAAAATCATGGCCAGGAACCtgggtaaatttattttttgttcttgtttcttgttttgttctttgttgtttCTCATAGAACAATAAAGGAAATTAAACGGAAACCACGTGTATTCGTAATTCTAACATCCTAACAAAACCACTATAGTTCTCTGAATGCTCTTATCTAGATACATGTGTCTTGACTTTTGtccccactgtcaatatttttACAATCACTCTGCCATGTTGCTACATGGTCTTTATGGCTATGTAATGGTCATACCACAATTCACTCAGCCTCTACTTTATTGTAGGACATTTGAATTGTAAActact from Macaca nemestrina isolate mMacNem1 chromosome 6, mMacNem.hap1, whole genome shotgun sequence encodes:
- the LOC105475137 gene encoding beta-1,3-galactosyl-O-glycosyl-glycoprotein beta-1,6-N-acetylglucosaminyltransferase 4 isoform X1 — its product is MTLRAAAESRDHRERLGTLSEARRGDRERRAGSSLCGSAAAVLLLSPHVTGAAQRSPTLGRERAAPQQGNGGAVREQAAAESLGAQSAARGPRRGGLRSLADPRSGLRRSFSMKIFKCYFKHTLQQKVFILFLTLWLLSLLKLLNVRWLFPQKDIYLVEYSLSTSPFVRNRYTHVKDEVRYEVNCSGIYEQEPLEIGKTLEIRRRDIIDLEDDDVVAMTSDCDIYQTLRGYAQKLVSKEEKSFPIAYSLVVHKDAIMVERLIHAIYNQHNIYCIHYDRKAPDSFKAAMNNLAKCFSNIFIASKLEAVEYAHISRLQADLNCLSDLLKSSVQWKYVINLCGQDFPLKSNFELVSELKKLNGANMLETVKPPNSKLERFTYHHELRRVPYEYVKLPVRTNVSKEAPPHNIQIFVGSAYFVLSQAFVKYIFNNSVIQDFFAWSKDTYSPDEHFWATLIRVPGIPGEISRSAQDVSDLQSKTRLVKWNYYEGFFYPGCTGSHLRSVCIYGAAELRWLIKDGHWFANKFDSKVDPILIKCLAEKLEEQQRDWITLSSEKLFMDRNLTTTS
- the LOC105475137 gene encoding beta-1,3-galactosyl-O-glycosyl-glycoprotein beta-1,6-N-acetylglucosaminyltransferase 4 isoform X2 translates to MKIFKCYFKHTLQQKVFILFLTLWLLSLLKLLNVRWLFPQKDIYLVEYSLSTSPFVRNRYTHVKDEVRYEVNCSGIYEQEPLEIGKTLEIRRRDIIDLEDDDVVAMTSDCDIYQTLRGYAQKLVSKEEKSFPIAYSLVVHKDAIMVERLIHAIYNQHNIYCIHYDRKAPDSFKAAMNNLAKCFSNIFIASKLEAVEYAHISRLQADLNCLSDLLKSSVQWKYVINLCGQDFPLKSNFELVSELKKLNGANMLETVKPPNSKLERFTYHHELRRVPYEYVKLPVRTNVSKEAPPHNIQIFVGSAYFVLSQAFVKYIFNNSVIQDFFAWSKDTYSPDEHFWATLIRVPGIPGEISRSAQDVSDLQSKTRLVKWNYYEGFFYPGCTGSHLRSVCIYGAAELRWLIKDGHWFANKFDSKVDPILIKCLAEKLEEQQRDWITLSSEKLFMDRNLTTTS